A part of Amycolatopsis lurida genomic DNA contains:
- a CDS encoding CaiB/BaiF CoA transferase family protein: MTTEVSGPLTGVRVIALAGMGPTPFASMLLADMGAEVVRVTRPANRRGRALGQTEGMAPEHDLANRGVGTVEVDLKSPAGVDSVLRLVEAADVFIEGYRPGVAERLGLGPDALLRSNPALVYARLTGYGQTGPLAQQAGHDINYVAQSGALHAMARAGEAPRPPINLLGDYAGGALAAAYGIVCAVLEARCSGRGQVIDAAMLDGVALLTAKLQGLRAAGRYSDEPGTNYLDSGAPFYDTYPCADGRYVAVGALEPDFYREFVSRLDVDLSEWPEQDDRTEWPRLRKLIAEAFAAKGRDEWARIYEGTDACVTPVLTFDEAAEHPHNAEREVFRRVGGVLHPNPAPRLGRTPAREPRPPVADVLDVDQLISAWSAEPSPRAASRSARGTGGRTVQDGRSPIAPRSR, from the coding sequence ATGACGACCGAGGTGAGCGGGCCGTTGACCGGGGTACGGGTGATCGCGCTCGCCGGAATGGGGCCGACGCCGTTCGCGAGCATGCTGCTGGCGGACATGGGCGCCGAGGTCGTGCGGGTCACCCGTCCGGCGAACCGCCGGGGTCGCGCACTGGGGCAGACCGAGGGGATGGCACCCGAGCACGACCTCGCCAATCGCGGGGTGGGCACGGTCGAGGTCGATCTCAAGAGTCCCGCCGGCGTCGATTCGGTGCTTCGCCTCGTCGAGGCCGCTGACGTGTTCATCGAGGGGTATCGGCCCGGGGTTGCCGAGCGGCTCGGTCTCGGGCCGGACGCCCTTCTCCGGAGCAATCCCGCGCTCGTGTATGCCCGTTTGACCGGGTACGGACAGACCGGGCCGCTGGCCCAGCAGGCGGGGCATGACATCAACTACGTCGCGCAGTCCGGTGCCCTGCACGCGATGGCGAGGGCGGGGGAGGCCCCGCGGCCACCGATCAACCTGCTCGGCGACTACGCCGGTGGCGCGCTGGCGGCGGCTTACGGGATCGTGTGTGCCGTACTGGAAGCCCGGTGCTCGGGTCGCGGCCAGGTGATCGATGCGGCGATGCTCGACGGCGTCGCGTTGCTGACGGCCAAGCTTCAGGGTTTGCGCGCCGCCGGTCGCTACAGCGACGAGCCCGGCACCAACTATCTCGATTCCGGTGCGCCGTTCTACGACACCTACCCCTGCGCCGACGGGCGATACGTCGCGGTCGGGGCGTTGGAACCCGACTTCTACCGCGAATTCGTCTCGCGGCTCGACGTCGACCTTTCCGAATGGCCCGAACAGGACGACCGCACGGAATGGCCGCGCCTGCGGAAACTGATCGCCGAGGCGTTCGCGGCGAAAGGTCGCGACGAATGGGCCCGGATCTATGAAGGTACCGATGCCTGCGTCACGCCGGTGCTCACGTTCGACGAAGCCGCGGAACATCCGCACAACGCCGAGCGTGAGGTCTTCCGCCGGGTCGGCGGCGTTCTGCATCCGAACCCGGCGCCTCGGCTGGGGCGGACGCCCGCTCGTGAGCCGCGGCCACCGGTAGCGGACGTGCTGGACGTGGACCAGCTGATCAGCGCTTGGTCAGCCGAGCCGTCTCCGAGGGCAGCATCCCGAAGCGCTCGCGGTACTGGTGGGCGAACCGTCCAGGATGGAAGAAGCCCCATCGCGCCGCGATCTCGGTGA
- a CDS encoding class I adenylate-forming enzyme family protein, whose product MTFNWILEAAPHADRVAFSFDTRVRMTYGELDARTRQYARALGELGLRKGDRLGLMLFNDAEYVPLFLAATRLGVITVRLNFRLAPAELAFILADSGASVVIVHGSLADRVAPVRHEAGVGTYVVLADTDDPVPEWASPFDVLRGREPLADLPELGEQDPMSLLYTSGTTGSPKGAIWTHRNTVAVATAQALRWQFSEDTVALVPGPIYHAGGFEAVVAPALLMHGRGVFLPSGNFTVDRLLEVLRAEQVTDCLLFPFMLNELLHRPDLEELLPKSLRRLILGGDTLMPSTAEEVKRRLPGVKLTQVYGLTEGGAIATTLEDADFLAQPKSIGRPLPLAEARVVTPFGERAAVGEVGEIEVRGPAVSQGYWNRPDATRATFHEGWCRTGDLGYVNADGFLHLAGRAKDMIRSGGENIYPAEVEKVLATHPQVLEAAVVAVPDTRYTEVGCAVVVTEADQAVDADALRAFCRERLAGYKVPKYFVFADELPRNASGKILKFRLRETHAAIESEVDREKTTT is encoded by the coding sequence ATGACGTTCAACTGGATTCTCGAGGCCGCGCCCCACGCGGATCGGGTCGCGTTCAGCTTCGACACCCGCGTGCGGATGACCTACGGCGAGCTAGACGCGCGGACAAGGCAGTACGCACGCGCACTCGGCGAACTCGGGTTGCGCAAAGGCGACCGGCTCGGCCTGATGCTGTTCAACGATGCCGAGTACGTGCCGCTGTTCCTCGCGGCCACGAGGCTCGGGGTGATCACCGTCCGGCTGAATTTCCGGCTCGCACCGGCGGAACTGGCCTTCATCCTGGCGGATTCGGGTGCGTCGGTGGTGATCGTGCACGGCAGCCTGGCCGACCGGGTCGCGCCTGTGCGGCACGAAGCGGGCGTCGGCACGTACGTGGTGCTCGCCGACACGGACGACCCTGTGCCTGAATGGGCATCGCCGTTCGACGTCCTGCGTGGTCGTGAGCCGCTCGCCGACCTCCCCGAACTGGGGGAGCAGGACCCGATGAGCCTGCTGTACACCTCGGGCACCACCGGCTCGCCGAAGGGCGCGATCTGGACGCACCGCAACACCGTCGCGGTCGCGACGGCACAGGCCCTGCGCTGGCAGTTCTCCGAGGACACCGTCGCGCTGGTCCCCGGGCCGATCTACCACGCCGGCGGGTTCGAGGCCGTCGTCGCGCCCGCGCTGCTCATGCACGGACGCGGAGTGTTCCTGCCCTCGGGCAACTTCACGGTCGACAGGCTCCTGGAGGTGCTGCGCGCGGAGCAGGTGACCGACTGCCTGCTCTTCCCGTTCATGCTCAACGAGCTGCTGCACCGGCCCGACCTGGAAGAGCTGCTGCCGAAATCACTGCGACGGCTCATCCTCGGCGGGGACACGCTCATGCCGTCCACCGCGGAGGAGGTCAAACGGCGGTTGCCCGGAGTCAAGCTCACGCAGGTGTACGGCCTGACCGAAGGCGGCGCGATCGCGACGACCCTCGAAGACGCCGATTTCCTCGCGCAGCCGAAGAGCATCGGCCGTCCGTTGCCGCTGGCCGAGGCGCGCGTCGTCACGCCGTTCGGTGAACGGGCCGCGGTCGGTGAGGTCGGTGAGATCGAGGTGCGCGGCCCGGCGGTGAGTCAGGGTTACTGGAACCGTCCGGACGCGACCCGCGCGACCTTCCATGAGGGATGGTGCCGCACCGGGGACCTCGGATACGTCAATGCCGACGGTTTCCTGCATCTGGCGGGCCGGGCCAAGGACATGATCCGCAGTGGCGGGGAGAACATCTACCCGGCCGAGGTCGAGAAGGTGCTGGCGACCCACCCGCAGGTGCTGGAGGCCGCGGTCGTCGCGGTCCCGGACACGCGCTACACCGAGGTCGGCTGCGCGGTCGTCGTCACCGAAGCGGACCAGGCCGTCGACGCGGACGCGCTCCGGGCGTTCTGCCGGGAACGGCTCGCCGGGTACAAGGTGCCCAAGTACTTCGTGTTCGCGGACGAACTGCCCCGCAACGCCTCGGGCAAGATCCTCAAGTTCCGGCTGCGGGAGACCCACGCCGCTATCGAGTCCGAAGTGGACAGAGAGAAGACTACGACATGA
- a CDS encoding AraC family transcriptional regulator, whose translation MRPLNFRTGDLDVAHEQVTKTFASHEVHVAESRDLNFRLDLAPSLRLTIARMSYGADTTILGPAMRLCYHVNLPVTGHSTVEQNGVGRSFAAGEAGVAFVPEAPVMVQWSADSWQYHVKLPKDLLKAHAAKLIGRPVDEEIAFDLTFSLESSSAQALLATVGFLYTELSREGGVATIPAACHELESALMSQLLMTVPSQLSADLHSKPAHSRHSKIREIIDHIDRHPEEELTTADLAAKAGISARALQAGFQEVVGMSPTAYLRGVRLDRVHLELVSDTRWSVTEIAARWGFFHPGRFAHQYRERFGMLPSETARLTKR comes from the coding sequence ATGCGCCCGCTCAATTTCCGCACCGGCGACCTCGACGTCGCCCACGAGCAGGTCACCAAGACCTTCGCCAGCCACGAGGTGCACGTGGCCGAAAGCCGCGACCTGAACTTCCGGCTCGACCTCGCCCCTTCCTTGCGGCTCACGATCGCCCGGATGTCCTACGGCGCGGACACCACCATCCTCGGCCCCGCGATGCGGCTCTGCTACCACGTCAACCTGCCGGTCACCGGGCACAGCACGGTGGAACAGAACGGCGTGGGCCGCAGTTTCGCGGCGGGCGAGGCCGGTGTCGCCTTCGTCCCCGAGGCCCCGGTCATGGTGCAGTGGAGCGCCGACTCGTGGCAGTACCACGTCAAGCTGCCGAAGGACCTCCTCAAGGCGCACGCGGCGAAGCTGATCGGTCGGCCGGTGGACGAGGAAATCGCCTTCGACCTGACGTTCTCTTTGGAGTCGAGTTCGGCGCAGGCATTGCTCGCGACCGTGGGCTTCCTCTACACGGAGCTGAGCCGCGAAGGTGGAGTCGCCACGATCCCGGCCGCCTGCCACGAATTGGAATCGGCCCTGATGAGCCAGCTGCTCATGACGGTGCCCAGCCAGCTGAGCGCGGATCTGCACAGCAAACCCGCGCACAGCAGGCACTCGAAGATCCGGGAGATCATCGATCACATCGACCGGCATCCCGAAGAGGAGCTCACGACCGCCGATCTCGCGGCCAAGGCCGGGATCAGCGCCCGTGCTCTCCAAGCGGGGTTCCAGGAGGTGGTCGGCATGTCCCCCACCGCGTACCTGCGCGGCGTCCGTCTCGACCGGGTCCACCTCGAGCTGGTGTCGGACACGCGCTGGTCGGTCACCGAGATCGCGGCGCGATGGGGCTTCTTCCATCCTGGACGGTTCGCCCACCAGTACCGCGAGCGCTTCGGGATGCTGCCCTCGGAGACGGCTCGGCTGACCAAGCGCTGA
- a CDS encoding GntR family transcriptional regulator → MADNSIRLRSSEGRQQLPEEVATYVRELIMSGQVKPGEFLRTEPIAEAVGVSNTPVREGLLSLRSEGFVELVPRRGFVVAPVSRQDIRDLFWAQAQFSSELAARAAKKITPDQIARLEAINEDFEKAVEAGDQETLARLGHDFHRQINLAADSHRLTLLLSSVVKHLPNRFYASIEEHVTATRNDHAELVQALRGRHVRKARTIAEQHILEGADSVIKVLEERGLWADEE, encoded by the coding sequence GTGGCCGACAACTCGATCAGGCTCCGGAGCAGTGAAGGCCGGCAGCAGCTGCCTGAGGAGGTCGCCACCTACGTGCGCGAGCTCATCATGTCCGGCCAAGTCAAACCGGGCGAGTTCCTGCGCACCGAGCCGATCGCGGAAGCCGTGGGCGTCAGCAACACGCCGGTCCGCGAAGGCCTGCTCTCCTTGCGCAGTGAGGGATTCGTCGAGCTGGTCCCCCGTCGCGGTTTCGTCGTCGCACCGGTTTCGCGGCAGGACATCCGGGACCTCTTCTGGGCGCAGGCCCAGTTCTCCTCCGAGCTGGCCGCCCGCGCCGCGAAGAAGATCACTCCCGATCAGATCGCCCGGCTCGAAGCGATCAACGAGGACTTCGAGAAGGCCGTCGAAGCCGGCGACCAGGAAACCCTCGCCCGGCTCGGACACGACTTCCACCGGCAGATCAACCTCGCCGCCGACTCCCACCGGCTGACGCTGCTGCTCAGCTCCGTGGTCAAGCACCTGCCGAACCGCTTCTACGCCTCGATCGAGGAGCACGTCACCGCCACCCGCAACGATCACGCGGAACTGGTCCAGGCGCTGCGCGGCCGGCACGTCCGCAAGGCGCGGACCATCGCGGAGCAGCACATCCTCGAAGGCGCCGACAGCGTCATCAAGGTGCTCGAGGAGCGCGGACTCTGGGCGGACGAGGAGTAA
- a CDS encoding hydantoinase B/oxoprolinase family protein, whose product MDTRLRDISDDEFTAAYGSDRFTTAVILNRLRYAVEHMSTGFMREAFSPIIRDWYDFACTISGPPDRGYPMAVVSNSLVVFLGTLGDAVRNTVEEYGPENLSPGDVLICNDPYRGGTHVNDVCFIRPVFVDGEIVSFVNMRAHQLDMGGTVPGGFSATKSNVYENGLVIPPVLLWAKDEPVRSTFSLIFDNTRWGGMLLPDFKSIHQQLKLGEQLVLENIERYGLDAYLGTLTYACDTSAERMREAIALVPDGDYTGSAVIDADGLDDSVDYTVKVTLRKRGQDIEVDLDGTSPQARTCINCGVLDTKTAVGVALTMLLDPEVPFTSGTWRTIDLATPPGTLVSSLPPDGGIMMFWEASGAVVSAIFDALNPVLGEKGVAGDYGSTNTHNASGLTADGTPWTSATQCGGEHGPWGATKDGDGDSYTVLFFLNNLDPATETIEHDSPVVMLRKEHAIDTGGAGTFRGGAANLKDTLWLSDASHYLSPFRTKVPSGVGANGGQAGPTGAMWFFPPGEDERRLLGTGTDVYAGSVPVAGVLDPESKALDPENGVYHYFASEPVWKTTPGTILRCVTNGGGGWGDPFERDPARVLADVRNEYVSVEGAARDYGVVVTGDPHHDPEGLRVDEQATEKLRTKRTGK is encoded by the coding sequence GTGGACACACGTTTGCGCGATATCTCCGACGACGAGTTCACCGCCGCCTACGGCAGTGACCGGTTCACCACGGCGGTGATCCTGAATCGTCTGCGCTACGCGGTGGAGCACATGTCGACCGGCTTCATGCGCGAGGCGTTCTCGCCGATCATCCGCGACTGGTACGACTTCGCCTGCACCATCAGCGGCCCGCCGGACCGCGGCTACCCGATGGCGGTGGTCAGCAACAGCCTCGTGGTGTTCCTCGGCACCCTCGGCGACGCGGTGCGGAACACGGTAGAGGAGTACGGACCGGAGAACCTCTCACCGGGCGACGTGCTGATCTGCAACGACCCGTATCGCGGCGGCACGCATGTCAACGACGTCTGCTTCATCCGGCCGGTGTTCGTCGACGGCGAGATCGTCTCTTTCGTCAACATGCGCGCCCATCAGCTCGACATGGGCGGCACCGTCCCGGGCGGGTTCTCCGCCACGAAGTCCAATGTGTACGAAAACGGGCTCGTCATCCCACCGGTCCTGTTGTGGGCCAAGGACGAACCCGTGCGGTCGACCTTCAGTCTGATCTTCGACAACACCCGCTGGGGCGGGATGTTGCTGCCGGACTTCAAGAGCATCCACCAGCAGCTCAAACTCGGTGAGCAACTCGTGCTGGAGAACATCGAGCGGTACGGCCTCGACGCTTACCTGGGCACGCTCACCTACGCCTGTGACACCTCCGCCGAGCGGATGCGCGAGGCGATCGCGCTGGTCCCCGACGGCGACTACACCGGTTCCGCGGTCATCGACGCCGACGGTTTGGACGACAGCGTCGATTACACGGTGAAGGTGACCCTGCGCAAACGCGGGCAGGACATCGAGGTGGACCTCGACGGCACATCGCCGCAGGCACGCACCTGCATCAACTGCGGGGTGCTGGACACGAAGACCGCGGTAGGCGTCGCGCTGACGATGCTGCTGGACCCGGAAGTGCCGTTCACCTCGGGGACCTGGCGCACCATCGACCTCGCCACCCCGCCCGGCACACTGGTCTCCTCACTGCCGCCGGACGGCGGGATCATGATGTTCTGGGAGGCCTCTGGGGCCGTCGTGTCGGCCATCTTCGACGCACTCAACCCGGTGCTGGGCGAGAAAGGCGTGGCGGGCGACTACGGCTCCACCAACACCCACAACGCTTCCGGGCTGACCGCCGACGGTACCCCCTGGACGAGTGCCACCCAATGCGGTGGTGAGCACGGTCCGTGGGGCGCCACCAAGGACGGCGATGGTGACAGTTACACGGTGCTGTTCTTCCTGAACAACCTCGACCCGGCGACGGAGACGATCGAACACGATTCCCCGGTCGTGATGCTCCGCAAGGAACACGCGATCGACACCGGTGGCGCCGGCACGTTCCGCGGCGGTGCGGCGAATCTGAAGGACACGCTCTGGCTGTCCGACGCGAGCCACTACCTCTCGCCCTTCCGTACCAAGGTGCCCAGCGGTGTCGGAGCCAACGGCGGCCAGGCAGGCCCCACCGGGGCGATGTGGTTCTTCCCGCCCGGCGAGGACGAGCGGCGCCTGCTCGGTACCGGCACCGACGTCTACGCCGGCAGTGTCCCGGTCGCGGGCGTCCTCGACCCGGAGTCCAAGGCGCTCGACCCCGAAAACGGCGTCTACCACTACTTCGCCAGCGAACCGGTGTGGAAGACGACGCCCGGCACGATCCTGCGCTGCGTCACCAACGGTGGCGGTGGCTGGGGTGATCCGTTCGAACGGGACCCGGCCCGCGTGCTCGCCGACGTGCGCAACGAGTACGTCAGCGTCGAGGGCGCGGCCAGGGACTACGGCGTCGTGGTGACCGGCGATCCACACCACGATCCCGAAGGCCTGCGCGTCGACGAGCAGGCCACCGAGAAACTCCGTACGAAGAGGACTGGTAAATGA
- a CDS encoding aldehyde dehydrogenase family protein, whose product MTIGGVAVPHPDELFLAGGWVPADGGRREIVSPSTGEPVATVGLPSEKHALAAIQAAREALSTWAELPVTERVEICGRFCAALEARLEDMGAVWAVESGMPVRYSRTLHRFAAVAAWRTLLESAGHVLCDDSRESALGDVVLRREAAGVVAAVIAYNGPLVTIASKVLPALLAGCPVIVKAAIESQLIMRIIADCAAGAGFPEGALSILCGDAEVGRAVTASPYVDMVSLTGGRVAAQQIIEATRHRFARTHLELGGKSPALILDDADLTVVLKTLVPGATSGGGQVCAALSRILVPERRHDEIIEVLRQAWEGLTIGDPLDPRTQLGPLASPSVVERTEGFLARAVGDGARIVTGGKKPDGFDGGWYFEPTLVTDVARDSELAQNEVFGPVTAVLTYTDPEDGLRLANDTSYGLSASVYTADWAKGVEYARRIRAGSVAVNAFGPALTAPFGGMKGSGWGREAGPEGILEFTELKQILQGRGGTR is encoded by the coding sequence GTGACCATCGGCGGCGTGGCGGTGCCGCATCCGGACGAGCTGTTCCTGGCAGGCGGCTGGGTGCCTGCCGACGGCGGACGCCGGGAGATCGTGTCGCCGAGCACCGGCGAGCCGGTCGCCACGGTCGGGCTGCCGTCGGAAAAGCACGCGCTCGCCGCGATCCAGGCCGCTCGTGAGGCACTGTCCACGTGGGCGGAACTCCCGGTCACGGAGCGGGTCGAGATCTGTGGCCGGTTCTGCGCGGCGCTGGAAGCGCGGCTCGAGGACATGGGGGCGGTCTGGGCCGTCGAATCCGGGATGCCGGTCCGCTACAGCCGCACTCTGCACCGGTTCGCCGCCGTGGCCGCTTGGCGGACGCTCCTGGAAAGCGCCGGCCACGTCCTGTGCGACGACTCCCGCGAGTCCGCGCTCGGTGATGTCGTGCTGCGGCGCGAGGCGGCGGGCGTCGTCGCCGCGGTCATCGCCTACAACGGACCGCTCGTGACGATCGCGAGCAAGGTGCTCCCGGCGCTGCTCGCGGGCTGCCCGGTGATCGTCAAGGCGGCGATCGAGTCGCAACTGATCATGCGGATCATCGCCGATTGCGCGGCGGGCGCCGGATTCCCCGAGGGAGCGTTGAGCATTCTCTGCGGCGACGCCGAGGTCGGCCGCGCCGTGACGGCGAGCCCGTACGTCGACATGGTGTCGCTGACCGGCGGCCGGGTGGCCGCGCAGCAGATCATCGAGGCCACTCGCCACCGGTTCGCCCGCACGCATCTCGAACTGGGCGGGAAGTCCCCGGCGCTGATCCTCGACGACGCGGACCTGACCGTCGTGCTCAAGACACTCGTGCCGGGTGCGACCAGCGGCGGCGGGCAGGTCTGCGCCGCGCTGTCCCGGATCCTCGTGCCCGAACGCCGGCACGACGAGATCATCGAGGTACTGCGGCAGGCCTGGGAAGGGCTCACGATCGGCGATCCGCTCGACCCACGGACCCAGCTCGGGCCGCTGGCCTCGCCGTCGGTCGTCGAACGCACCGAGGGGTTCCTCGCTCGCGCGGTCGGCGACGGGGCACGGATCGTCACCGGCGGGAAGAAGCCGGACGGGTTCGACGGCGGCTGGTACTTCGAGCCCACGCTCGTCACCGATGTCGCTCGCGACTCGGAACTGGCGCAGAACGAGGTCTTCGGCCCGGTCACGGCCGTGCTGACCTACACCGATCCCGAGGACGGGCTTCGGCTGGCGAACGACACGAGCTACGGGTTGTCGGCGAGTGTCTACACCGCAGACTGGGCGAAGGGTGTCGAGTACGCCCGCCGGATCCGGGCGGGTTCGGTCGCCGTCAACGCGTTCGGTCCGGCGCTCACGGCGCCGTTCGGCGGGATGAAGGGGTCGGGCTGGGGCCGGGAGGCCGGGCCCGAGGGGATTCTCGAATTCACCGAGCTCAAGCAGATCCTGCAAGGGCGGGGAGGGACGAGATGA
- a CDS encoding hydantoinase/oxoprolinase family protein: MIAVDVGGTFTDVVALQDGEIRTAKVSTSYTEVYGPVLEGAATLGVENTEVFNHASTHGLNAVITRRLPKIGFLTTEGHRDILDMGRVWRPASAILDPRWRRSFGDAARPLVERYLRRGISERITAHGGVLFELDEAQARAELEVLRRCGVTGVAICLINAYVNPAHELRLRELVREVVGDVPCSISSEVSPLAKEYARASTTVVDTLMKIIYSDYTAKLEKGLADLGFTGQLNFADCAATLVPSDRAMEQPFRIVFSGPAAGTVACAHFGALIGERDLLCADVGGTSCDISVVTAGEPFVNTTFELEHDLVVNALANDISSIGAGGGSIVAIGSAGEVKVGPDSAGADPGPACYGRGGTQPTTTDTCLMIGIIDPERFAGGKVDLDPALAKQAFESLDSEFTLAQRVRYAYEMAVNNMAEGVFNIAIKNGVDPRDYSLVAYGAAGPMLLPAVLDTVHCKQVIVPPNPGLFSALGLLSADQVFTVNRSAYLVLTPEVAPEIDALFAEMEARLREGLDGGTRVTFHRSMDAHLVGQSWETPFVPVPDGTIDDTAIATMIGAFHDTYEGRSGNRFEMLPVEGVTFRVRAVLDTPKVTYPELPVRGDEPLAPVRTTVLRYLGDGETGQEAAVYDRAALRSGDVLEGPAIVDEGLSTTHIGAGQRASVGRYGELIIRRK, from the coding sequence ATGATCGCAGTCGATGTCGGTGGGACGTTCACCGACGTGGTGGCCCTGCAGGACGGCGAGATCCGCACCGCGAAGGTGTCCACGTCCTACACCGAGGTCTACGGACCGGTTCTGGAAGGGGCCGCGACCCTCGGCGTGGAGAACACCGAGGTGTTCAACCACGCCAGCACGCACGGCCTCAACGCCGTGATCACCCGGCGCCTGCCCAAGATCGGTTTCCTGACCACCGAGGGGCACCGGGACATCCTCGACATGGGGCGCGTCTGGCGGCCCGCGTCGGCCATCCTGGACCCGCGCTGGCGGCGCAGCTTCGGCGACGCGGCCCGTCCGCTGGTCGAGCGCTACCTTCGCCGGGGCATCAGCGAACGGATCACGGCCCACGGCGGCGTCTTGTTCGAATTGGACGAAGCGCAGGCGCGGGCGGAACTGGAGGTGCTCCGCCGGTGCGGCGTCACCGGGGTCGCGATCTGCCTGATCAACGCCTACGTCAACCCGGCGCACGAACTACGCCTGCGCGAACTGGTCCGTGAAGTGGTAGGCGACGTCCCCTGTTCGATCTCCAGCGAGGTCTCTCCACTGGCCAAGGAGTACGCGCGAGCGTCCACCACGGTGGTCGACACGCTGATGAAGATCATCTATTCCGATTACACCGCGAAACTGGAGAAGGGGCTCGCCGACCTGGGTTTCACCGGTCAGCTCAACTTCGCCGACTGCGCGGCCACCCTCGTCCCGTCCGATCGCGCGATGGAGCAGCCGTTCCGCATCGTCTTCTCCGGTCCGGCCGCCGGCACGGTCGCCTGTGCCCACTTCGGCGCGCTGATCGGGGAGCGGGACCTCCTGTGCGCCGACGTCGGTGGCACTTCCTGCGACATCAGCGTCGTGACGGCGGGCGAACCGTTCGTCAACACGACCTTCGAACTGGAACACGATCTCGTCGTCAACGCGCTCGCCAACGACATCTCCAGCATCGGGGCGGGCGGCGGCAGCATCGTCGCGATCGGCTCCGCGGGCGAGGTCAAGGTGGGCCCGGACAGCGCGGGAGCGGATCCCGGCCCCGCCTGCTACGGCCGGGGTGGTACGCAACCGACCACGACCGACACCTGCCTGATGATCGGCATCATCGACCCTGAACGGTTCGCCGGCGGCAAGGTCGATCTGGACCCCGCCTTGGCGAAGCAGGCGTTCGAGAGCCTCGATTCGGAGTTCACGCTCGCTCAACGGGTCCGCTACGCCTACGAGATGGCCGTCAACAACATGGCCGAAGGCGTGTTCAACATCGCCATCAAGAACGGCGTCGACCCGCGCGACTACAGTCTCGTCGCCTACGGCGCGGCCGGTCCGATGCTGCTGCCCGCGGTGCTCGACACCGTGCACTGCAAACAGGTGATCGTGCCGCCGAACCCCGGCCTGTTCTCCGCGCTGGGCCTGCTGTCGGCCGACCAGGTCTTCACCGTCAACCGCAGTGCCTACCTCGTCCTCACCCCGGAGGTGGCGCCGGAGATCGACGCGCTGTTCGCGGAGATGGAGGCGCGGCTGCGAGAAGGGCTCGACGGCGGGACTCGCGTGACCTTCCACCGGAGCATGGACGCGCACCTCGTCGGGCAGAGCTGGGAGACGCCGTTCGTCCCGGTGCCCGACGGCACGATCGACGACACCGCGATCGCCACCATGATCGGCGCCTTCCACGACACCTACGAGGGCCGGTCGGGTAACCGCTTCGAGATGCTCCCGGTCGAGGGCGTGACCTTCCGAGTCCGGGCGGTCCTGGACACCCCGAAGGTGACCTACCCGGAACTCCCGGTTCGCGGCGACGAACCGCTCGCGCCGGTCCGCACGACCGTGCTGCGTTACCTCGGCGACGGCGAAACCGGACAGGAAGCCGCTGTCTACGACCGCGCCGCACTGCGCTCCGGCGACGTGCTCGAAGGCCCGGCCATCGTGGACGAAGGTCTCTCGACCACGCACATCGGCGCGGGGCAGCGCGCGAGCGTGGGCCGCTACGGCGAACTGATCATCCGGAGGAAGTGA
- a CDS encoding GntR family transcriptional regulator yields the protein MSRSNLKTLAAQEIRRRIFAGELRPGTKIDQDAVAEELGTSKLPVREALITLDHEGVVEHIARRGAYVAELTRDDIRDQYRVFGLVSGLAAERAAKSLSPESLQGLADLVDRAESCAEPAEQERLNFEFHRRINHGSDARRLISILRTLGKTVSHGFYEAHEDWPAKACEDHRRIVEALLARSGDRARKAVERHFADGAERAVALLEAQGFWDRV from the coding sequence GTGAGCCGAAGCAATCTGAAGACGCTCGCCGCCCAGGAGATCAGGCGGCGGATCTTCGCGGGAGAACTGCGGCCTGGAACCAAAATCGACCAGGACGCTGTCGCGGAGGAGCTCGGGACCAGCAAGCTTCCGGTGCGCGAAGCGCTGATCACGCTCGACCACGAGGGCGTCGTCGAGCACATCGCCCGGCGGGGAGCCTACGTCGCCGAGTTGACCCGCGACGACATTCGGGACCAATACCGGGTGTTCGGGCTGGTTTCCGGTCTGGCGGCAGAGCGTGCCGCGAAGAGCCTGTCGCCGGAGAGTCTTCAAGGACTGGCCGACCTCGTCGACCGCGCGGAATCGTGCGCTGAACCCGCCGAGCAGGAACGGCTCAACTTCGAGTTCCACCGGCGGATCAATCATGGTTCGGATGCGCGCAGGCTCATTTCGATCCTCCGTACCCTCGGTAAGACCGTCTCGCACGGCTTCTACGAAGCCCACGAAGACTGGCCTGCGAAAGCATGCGAAGACCACCGTCGGATCGTCGAGGCGTTGCTGGCTCGCTCTGGCGACCGTGCGCGGAAAGCGGTGGAGAGGCACTTCGCCGACGGCGCCGAGCGAGCCGTCGCGCTGCTGGAGGCGCAGGGGTTCTGGGACCGCGTTTAG